A single window of Gossypium hirsutum isolate 1008001.06 chromosome A10, Gossypium_hirsutum_v2.1, whole genome shotgun sequence DNA harbors:
- the LOC107897601 gene encoding calcium-dependent protein kinase 28, whose translation MGICLSTTKVFGASSNPSPDHHEEKQPASSTTTTNAKKESHKPTVKHQQQQQFKAKPSSRKHGGNVPCGKRTDFGYRKDFEKRYTTGKLLGHGQFGYTYVAVDNENGDRVAVKKIEKMKMVLPIAVEDVKREVKILEALKGHGNVVQFYNAFEDDSYVYIVMELCEGGELLDRILAKKDSRYSEKDAAFVVRQMLKVAAECHLHGLVHRDMKPENFLFKSTKEDSPLKATDFGLSDFIRPGKRFQDIVGSAYYVAPEVLKRKSGPESDVWNIGVITYILLCGKRPFWDKTEDGIFREVLKNKPDFRRKPWPTISDSAKDFVKKLLVKDPRARLTAAQALSHPWVREGGDASEIPIDISVLSNMRQFVKYSRLKQFALRALASTLNEEEIADLRDQFHAIDVDKNGVISLEEMRQALAKDLPWKLKESRVIEILQAIDINTDGLVDFTEFIAAALHVNQMEEHDSEKWQMRSEAAFQKFDVDRDGFITPDELRMHTGLKGSIDPLLEEADIDRDGKISLEEFRRLLRTASISARPIPSHRITWKL comes from the exons ATGGGGATCTGCCTCTCCACCACCAAGGTCTTTGGCGCAAGCAGCAACCCCTCCCCCGACCACCACGAAGAAAAGCAACCCGCCTCCTCCACAACAACGACCAATGCCAAAAAGGAGTCTCATAAGCCAACTGTTAAACATCAACAGCAGCAACAGTTCAAAGCCAAGCCTAGTTCGAGGAAACACGGTGGGAACGTGCCTTGTGGTAAGCGTACAGATTTTGGGTACCGTAAGGATTTTGAGAAGCGATACACAACTGGGAAATTGTTGGGGCACGGTCAATTTGGATACACCTACGTTGCCGTAGACAATGAAAATGGCGATCGCGTTGCCGTtaagaaaattgagaaaatgaag ATGGTTCTTCCAATTGCTGTTGAGGATGTCAAGCGAGAAGTCAAGATATTAGAGGCCCTGAAAGGCCATGGGAATGTGGTTCAATTTTATAATGCATTTGAGGATGATTCCTATGTATACATTGTTATGGA GTTGTGTGAGGGTGGAGAGTTGCTGGACCGGATATTGGCCAA AAAGGACAGCCGCTATAGTGAAAAAGATGCAGCATTTGTTGTACGGCAGATGCTCAAAGTTGCTGCCGAATGTCATTTACATGGCTTGGTTCATCGTGACATGAAACCTGAG AATTTCCTATTTAAGTCAACCAAAGAGGACTCACCTCTGAAGGCTACAGATTTTGGTTTGTCAGACTTTATCAGACCTG GGAAGAGGTTTCAAGATATTGTTGGCAGTGCCTACTATGTTGCTCCTGAAGTATTGAAAAGAAAGTCAGGGCCGGAATCAGATGTATGGAATATTGGTGTAATTACCTACATTTTGCTTTGTGGGAAGCGGCCTTTTTGGGATAAGACCGAGGACGGTATATTTAGGGAG GTTTTGAAGAACAAGCCTGATTTTCGTCGTAAACCATGGCCAACAATTAGTGACAGTGCTAAAGACTTTGTGAAGAAGTTATTGGTGAAGGATCCCCGGGCTAGACTGACTGCTGCTCAGGCCCTAT CACACCCATGGGTTAGAGAAGGGGGAGATGCATCTGAGATTCCTattgatatatctgttctgagCAACATGCGGCAATTTGTGAAGTACAGTCGATTGAAGCAGTTTGCTCTGAGG GCATTGGCTAGCACACTTAATGAAGAGGAGATAGCTGATCTTCGGGATCAGTTTCATGCAATCGATGTGGATAAGAATGGTGTTATTAGTCTTGAAGAGATGAGACAG GCCCTTGCTAAAGATCTTCCTTGGAAGTTGAAGGAGTCACGTGTCATTGAGATTCTTCAAGCG ATTGATATCAACACAGATGGGCTTGTTGATTTCACCGAGTTCATTGCAGCAGCTCTACATGTGAATCAAATGGAAGAACATGATTCTGAAAAATGGCAGATGCGATCAGAGGCAGCTTTTCAGAAATTTGACGTGGATAGAGATGGGTTTATAACTCCAGATGAGCTTAGAATG CACACGGGCTTAAAAGGCTCCATTGACCCTTTGCTCGAGGAGGCTGACATCGATAGAGATGGAAAAATAAGTCTTGAAGAGTTTCGCCGACTTTTACGAACTGCAAGCATCAGTGCACGGCCTATTCCTAGTCACCGTATTACTTGGaagttataa